CGGGCAATTTCGAAATCGTGGACATCACTGCCGGCAACGGCCAGAAGGCCAAGAACATCATCCTGCTGGTGGGCGATGGCATGGGTTCATCGCACCGCACCGCCGCGCGCATCATGGCCAAGGGCTACGCCCAGGGCAAAGCCAAGGGCAAGCTGGCAATGGACACCTTCCCGGCGACGGCGATGGTGATGACGGCGTCGCTCAACTCCATCGTCACGGACTCCGCCCCCGGCATGGCCAACTACGTGTCGGGCAACAAGGCCGCCAACAACGAAGAAGGCGTGTTCCCCGACGACACGCTCAATGCGTTCGACAACCCCCGCATCGAGTACCTGGCCGAATACCTGCACACGCTGCAGGGCAAATCGCTGGGCATCGTGACCACTTCCGACGTGTTCGACGCCACGCCGGCCGCCAATGCGATCCATACGTCCTCGCGCGGCAACGGCACCGGTATCGTCGACCAGTACCTGGATGACCGTCATCTCACCGGCCTGACGGTGCTGATGGGCGGCGGCCGCAAGTGGTTCCTGCCCAATGCCTCCGCCTCGACCAGCCCACAGCCGGTGAACGGTTCGCAGCGAGTGGCCAAGAACGACTACGTACTGCCGGACGACCTCGTCGCCGGCTGGGGCGCCACCAAGGGCGCAATCGATCCGCAGCGCGACCTGATCGCCGACTTCCAGGCCGCCGGCTATCGCTACGCGCCGACAAAGTCCGCGCTGGACGCCGCGTTCGCGGGCCCGACGCCGGACAAGCTGCTGGGCCTGTTCGCGTATTCGAACATGAATGTCGCTTTCGACAAGATCAACGGCCGCCGCGGCGACCGCAGCGTCGTCGACGCCTTCGGTTTTCCCGACCAACCCATGCTCGACGAGATGACCGATCGCGCCCTGCAGGTGCTGTCGAAGAATCCCAAGGGTTTTGTCGCCATGATCGAAGCGGCGTCGATCGACAAGCAGTCGCATCTGATGGATACGGACCGCTGGATCCTCGAAGTGCTCGAGTTCGACCGCGCCGTCGCGGTGGCGCAGCGCTTCGCCCGCGAACATCCCGACACCCTGGTGATCGTCACCGCAGATCACGAGTGCTCTGGCGCCGCGATTATCGGTGCGGCCACCGCCACTGCCGCGCAGCTGCAGACCAAGCTGGACGGCGGCCAGAGCGTGGTCGGCGTATACGATGATGCGAAGTTTCCGAAGTACACCCTGGCAGAGGACGGCTACCCGGTCTCCACCGTCGTCGATCACAAGATGCTGATCGGCTACGGTGCGAACGCCGACCGCTACGAGACCTGGCTGCCGACCGCATTCCCGACCAAGGATTCGCAGCAGCCGTTCCCGCCGTCGCAGTCCCCGGCCAACCCCAACGTGCGCAACCAGGGCACCGGATTCCTGATCACCGGCCAGGTGCCGGGCGACCAGGCCGTGCACACGGCGACCGACATTCCGCTCTCGGCCTACGGCCGCGGCGCGATGCGGTTCGGTGGCACGATCGACAACACCGACGTGTTCTTCCAGTTGGCCCGGATCGCCGTCAGCGGCGAGTAGACCTCATCCGTGCAACACGGCGCCGTCCCCGGACGGCGCCGTTGTCGTTTCTGTCATGCGGAATCAGCCGGTGTTCTGTACGCCGGCGGCGATGCCGTTGACGGTCGCCGCCAGAGCCTGGAACAGATCGCCTTCCGGCCGCTCGGCAGCGCGCCATTTCGCCAGCAGATCCACCTGCAACAGGCTGATGGGATCGACGTAGGGATTGCGCAGTCGGATGGATTCCCGCAGGCGCCGGTCGCCCGCCAGCAGCGTGTCGGATTGTTTGAGATCCAGCACTGCCTGGCGCGTGCGCTCGAACTCCGCCGCGATCGGCGGATGGAACACCGCATGCAGCGGACCGGCGAGCAGGGAATAGCGGGCGTAGATCGCCATGTCGCACTTGGCCAGCACCATCTCGATGTCGTCGATCAGCGTGGCGAAGAAGGGCCAGTCCGCCGCCATTTCACGCAGGGCGTCGCGGCCGTACCGTTCGATTCCGCGACACAGTCCGGTTCCCACGCCATACCAGGCCGTCAGCCCCGCGCGGTTCTGCGACCAGGCAAATACCCAGGGAATGGCGCGCAACCGGTCGATGCCGCCGGCCCCGCCGCGGCGCGGCGGCCGCGAACCGATGCGCAACCGCTCGATCACGTCGATGGGCGTTGCTGCACGGAAATAGTCGGCAAAGCCTTCCGTCTCGTGCACCAGGGCCCGGTAGTGCAGCCGTGCCGCTTCGGCCATGGTGGAGGCCATTTCGCGCCAGGCGGTCTCGCGCGGCTCCGGCGGGCGCGGCCGCAGCGAAGCCCGCAACACGGCGCCGGTTGTTTGCTCCAGGTTGCGTAGCGCAATCGCCTTGATGCCGTACTTGCGATGGATGACTTCACCCTGCTCGGTCAGGCGCAGGAATCCATCCACCGAACCGCGCGGCGCGGCCACCACCGCACGTTCAGTCTTGCCGCCGCCGCGGCTGATCGAACCGCCGCGGCCGTGAAAGAATGCGATACGCACGCCGGTGCGGCGCGCCAGTTCGGTCAGGATCACCTGGGTCCGCTGCAACGCCCAGCGCGAGGCGAACAATCCCCCATCCTTGGCGCTGTCCGAATAGCCCAGCATGACGATCTGCCGGTCGCCACGTCGCGCCAGGTGTGCCCGGTACACCGGATCAGCGAAGAGTTCGGCCAGGACATCCGGCGCGGCCTGCAGATCGGCGACCGTTTCAAACAACGGCGCGACATCCAGCGGAACGACCCTCTGGGCGTCGACGCAGCCCGCGATTTGCGCCAGCACCAGCACCGAGAGCACGTCGACCGCGCTGCGGTTCATGCTGATGATGTAGGGCCCGATGGCCGCCGCACCGTAACGCTGCTGCGCCTGGGCGACGGTGCGGAACACCGCAAGGCAGGGGTCATCCAACGGGGCCAGCGCGCCGCCGTCGCCCTGCAGCCGCTGCACCAGCCGCGTGCGACGCTCGTCCAGTGGGCGCGCCGTCCAGTCGTCGTCCTGGAGGATCCGGCCAACCGCTGCCTCGTGCACGCTCGACTCCTGGCGCAGATCCAGCGTCGCCAGGTGAAATCCGAAGGTGTCGATCCGCAGCAGCAGGCGCTGCACCGCCAGCCACCCGGCATGACGTCCGCCGTGGGTGAGCAGGCTGTCGGCCACCAGCGCGATATCGCCGCGGAACTCCGCCACATCCGCGTAGCCCCCCTCGCGTTCAGCCGCGGTAGCGGCCAGCCGGGCGGCAATCAATTCCAGCAACAGGCGATAGGGCATGTCCGCATAGCGCGACTTCTGCCGCGCGGCTGCTCGTGGCAGGCGCTCGCGATAGTCCGCTAGTCGTTGCAGGATTGCCGGATCGACCGCCACGCGGGAGCCGGATTGGCTCAACAGGCGCTCCAGCTGCGACACCTCGCGCCGGTACGCCGCGATCACCTGTGCCCGCTGCGCCGCCAGTGTCGCCGCGATGGTGTCGGCACCCACGTTGGGATTGCCGTCCATGTCACCGCCCACCCAGGTGCCGAACCGCAGCAGCGTGGACAGGGGAATTGCCGGCTGACCCGCTTCGTCCAGCACGTCGCGCAGGACTTCGTAGAACACCGGCACCACCGCGTACAGCACGTCAGCCAGGAAATAGCTCACATGCTCGGTTTCGTCGGCGACCGTCGGCCGCTCGCTCGCCGCATCCGCGGTCTGCCACCCGGCCGTTAGCGCCAGGCGCATGCGCTCCTGGTCTGCGCGTCGCTCGGCCGGCGTGCGTTGCCGGTCGATATCCGCAATCAACGCCTGTACCAGCGCCTGCTCCTTGTCCAGCAGCGATCGACGCACCGCTTCGGTCGGATGCGCCGTGAAGACCGGCTCGACCCGCATGCGCCCCAGCAACTGCGCCAGGTCCTCGGCGCTCACGCCCTCGCGCAGAAGTGCGCCGATCACGGCGCGCAGTCCGCCCGGCTGGGGCTCGGCTCCGGCGCGCTCGTAGTCGCGCCGCCGTCGGATCCGGTGTACACGCTCGGCCACATTGATGGCCTGGAAATAGGTCGAGAACGCCCGCGCCAGATCCGCCGCCCGGTGCTGCGTCTGCGCCAGCAGATCCGCCAGCGCCTCCACCGGCGCCCCCGCCTCCCGCCGCCCGATCGCCGCCGCCCGCACCCGCTCGACTTCCGCCAGGAATTCCGGCCCGAGCTGGTCAGCCAGGATTTCCCCGACCAGGGCGCCAATTCGCTTCACGTCCTCCCGCAGAGGCTGATCCACCTTGGGGAAATCCACCGCACGCAAGCCGGCCCCACCTTCGACAGACACTGACTGACCCATAGCAGACGTTCCCATCCCATGATGCAGCGCAGCATGCAGTGTCAGCGGTGAAGGGGGTGGTGCCAATAGCGGATGGTTAGAACGGGAGCCGAGGCGCCGGCAGGCTGGGCAGGGACTGCATTGGCCATGACAACGCCGCCCGGCCCGCCTTCTGTAGGTTGGCGCTGAGCGCCAACCTACAGAACCGCAAGACGCGAGGAGTCGGTTGGGCGCAGGACGAGCGAAACGACTTGGCCTTTCGACGCCCCCCGCACACCATGACGCCGGGCGATGTCGGGCTTCGCTGCGCTCAGCGCCAACCTACGCAAAGACGGTTCTGCGCCTGGCGATGTCGGGCTTCAGCCCACCTGCGAGAGCAAGGTGGCCCGTCCGTCAGTACGCGAACTCCTTGAACACCCGATCAATATTCCCCTGCCATTTGCCGTGAAAGAGTTCGAGCTTCCGCTCTGCGGGCGTCTGATTCGCCTGCGCAAACTCGATCAGCGGTTCAAGGAAGACGGCTTCGTCGGCACCCGAGCCATTGCGGCGGGCGCGGCGGGCGAGGCCGTGGCCGGCGATCTTCAGGGTTTCCAGCGCCAGCTCACGCACCGTTCCCTGGCGGAACGGCAACTTGAATCCGTGCCGCGGCACCCCGTCGCGCAGGGCGTGGCGTTCGGCGAGCGTGAAGTCCTTGACCAGATCCCACGCGGCATCCAGCGCGGCGTCGTCGTACAGCAGGCCGACCCACAGCGCCGGCAGCGCGCACAGACGGTTCCAGGGGCCGCCGTCGGCGCCGCGCATTTCCAGGTATCGCTTCAGGCGCACCTCGGGGAAGGCCGTGGTCATGTGATCGGCCCAATCCTTGAGCGTGGGTACCGCACCAGGCAGGGCTTCCAGCTTGCCATCGAGGAAGCGCTTGAATGACTGGCCGGCCAGGTCGACGTATTCACCGTCGCGATAGCTGAAATACATGGGCACATCGAGCAAATAGTCGACATAGCGCTCGTAGCCGAAGCCGTCTTCGAACACGAAGTCGAGCATGCCGGTGCGGTCCGGATCGGTGTCGGTCCACACGTTGGAACGGAAGCTCTGGAATCCGTTGGGCTTGCCGTCGGTGAAGGGCGAATCGGCGAAGAGCGCAGTCGCGATGGGCTGCAGCGCCAGCGAAACGCGGAATTTCTTCACCATGTCGGCTTCACTTCCGAAATCGAGGTTCACCTGCACGGTGCAGGTGCGGGTCATCATGTCCAGACCCAGGCCGCCCTTGAGGGGCATGTAGCGCCGCATGATGGCGTAGCGCCCCTTGGGCATCCACGGCATTTCTTCACGTTTCCACTTTGGGTTAAAGCCCATGCCGAGAAAGCCCACGCCCAGTTCGTCGGCGACGGCCTTCACCTCGCGCAGATGGCAGGCCACCTCGCAGCAGGTGTCGTGAATCGTTTCCAGCGGCGCGCCGGAGAGTTCGAGCTGGCCGGCAGGCTCCAGCGTGATCGACGCATCACCCCGACTGAGCGCAATCAACGTGCCCTTTTCGGTGACCGGCGCCCAGCCAAAGCGCGTGAGCCCCTGCAGCAGCGCGCCGATACCGCGCTCGCCCTCATAGGGGGGTGGCCGCAGGTCGTCCAGGCGGAAACCGAATTTCTCGTGCTCGGTGCCGATGCGCCATTGCGCGGACGGCCGCGCGCCCTCGGCGATGTACTCCACCAGCTGCTCGCGGCGCGTAACGGGGACTTCCTTGACGGCGCTGGGACCGGACATGCGTGTCTGCCTTTTTTCGAGTGCTGGTTCTAGGCGGGCCGAGTTGGGGGCGGGCCGGACAATTCAAAGGGGAGGCTTGCGCGACTTTGGTATAACCGAAAAACTGCCCCGCATGCGACTGCCCACCCTTGTGTTCACTGTGCTGCTGACGTTATCGCCGGCGGCGAGTTCACGCGAACTGATTCGCGGAAACGGACCGGAACCGGCCACCCTCGACGTCCACCGCTGCCAGGAGGTGGCCTGCGGCAACCTGCTGCGCGATCTGTACGAGGGACTGGTCACCGAAGGTGCCGACGGCGCCATCATCGCCGGTGCCGCGCGATCCTGGCGAGTCTCAGACGATGGTCGCCAGTGGCAGTTCCGCCTGCGCGACGAACTGTGCTGGTCCAACGGTGAAGCGTTGACGGCGCAGGATTTCGTCGCCAGCCTGCGCCGCGCAGTGACGCCGCAGACCGCCGCTCCGATGGCGCAGCTGCTGCGGCCGATCGCCAATGCCTCGGCCATTCTGCGCGGCGAGGCCGCGCCCGAGTCGTTGGGCGTGACCGCGGTGGATGCGCACACGCTGCACATCAATCTCGACGAACCAGTCCCGTTGCTCGATCGCCTGGCCCTGCCGATCGCCATGCCTGTGTACCTGCCCGCGATCGCCGTCCACGGCGTGGAACACACGCGCCCCGGCAGGCTGGTCGGCAACGGTGCGTACCGGCTTTCGGGCTGGACGCCGCATGCCAGCGTCGAGATGGAGAAAAATACTTTTTTCCACGCCGCGACAGACGTCGCCATCGCGCGCGTCCGCTATGTGGTGACCGAGGATGCCGGAAGCGAGCTGCAGCGGTTTCTCGCCGGCGACGTGCACATCACCGAGACGGTGCCGCCCAAGCCCTTGCCCGTGCTGCGCGCCCAGTTCGGCGAGCGCCTGCGCATCAGCCCCTATGTCGGCAGCTTCTGGTTCGGACTGAACCTCACGCGCGAGCCGTTCCGCGACAATCCGGCCCTGCGCGAAGCACTCGTCCTGGCGGTGGACCGCGACATCCTCACCCGCCACATCACCGGCCTGGGTGAACAACCGGCGTTTGGCATCGTTCCGCCGGGCACGCGCGGGCATGCGGCACCCGTGCTACCGATGGCGCAGCTGACCCCGGCGGCCCGCGTCGCGCGGGCGCGGGAGCGCTACGCTGCCGCGGGTTACTCGGCCGATCGGCCGGCACAGCTGGAGATCCGCTACAACACATCCACCCTGCACCGGAAGCTCGCCCTGGCCGTCGCGGCCATGTGGCGGCAGACGCTCGGTGCCCAGGTGCGCCTGCGCAACGAGGAGTGGAAAGTGTTCGTGCAAAACCGGCGCGCACGCGTGATCACCCAGGTGTTCCGTGGCGGCTGGATCGCCGACGTGAACGATCCGCTGGATTTCCTCGCGACGTTTTCCGGACCGGACAATCCGCTCAATACCACGGGCTTTGCCGATCCCGAATTCGACGCCGCGCTGACGCGCGCCGCCCTCCTGCCTGACGGCACCGAGCGAACCGCGCTGCTGACTGCCGCCGAGGCGCGTGTGCTTTCGGCGCACGCCGTGGTGCCCTTGTACTTCTATTCGTCCAAGCATCTGGTCGATGACCGCCTGGAGGGTTTTGCAGGCAACCCGCTCGATCACCACGCCACGCGCTGGATGCGCTGGCGCGACGGGGAGGCGCCGTGATGCGCTGGCTGGGGCTTTTCGCGACGCGCCTGGCCGGCGGCCTGTTGACCCTGTGGTTGCTGGTGACGCTGTGTTTTGCCCTGCTCCACGCCGCGCCGGGCGGTCCGTTCGACACGGAGAAGGCTGCACCGCCGGCAGTGCAAGCCCAGCTGGCGGCACGCTACCGGCTCGATCAGCCGCTGTCGCGGCAGTACCTGGCCTATCTCGGCGATCTCGCCCGCGGCGACCTGGGTCCCTCGTTCCAATACCCCGACTTCACCGTCAATGCCCTGATCGCGGCGAGCCTGCCCGTATCGGCAGGCCTGGGTGGCGCCGCGCTGCTGCTGGCGCTGCTGCTGGGTGTACCCATCGGCGTATTCGCGGCCGCGCACGAAGGCGGCCGTCTCGATCGCCTGCTGATGGCGTTGACGGCGACACTCAGCGCATTGCCGAAGTTCGTGCTGGCACCGATCCTGATCCTCCTGTTCGCGGTCACGCTGAAATGGCTGCCGGCCGGCGGATGGGTCGCCGGCGACTGGCGCTACCGGGTGTTGCCGATCGTGGCACTGATGCTGCCCAACCTGGCCTGGTGCGCACGCCTCACGCGCGCCGGCGTGTGCGAGGCCCTGGGCAGCGAATGGGTCCGCGCGGCCCGCGGACGCGGCATCGGGCGGGCCCGGCTCCTGCTCGTTCACGCGCTGCCGGCGGCGTTGCTACCGGTAACGGCCTGGCTCAGTCCTGCCCTGATCGCAGTCATCACCGGCTCGGCGGTGGTGGAACACGTCTTTGGCATTCCCGGGATGGGGCGCTATTTCGTGCAGGGCGCGCTCAATCGCGACTACACCCTCGTGATGGGTGTCGTGGTGATCGCCGGGGCGCTGGTCATCGTGGCCAATACGCTGGTGGATGGTCTTCGCGCCTGGCTCGATCCGCGGCTACGTACGTCGGCGTAGGCCGAAAGTCACGATCAACTATCCAGAAATCGGCACCGACGCGGTGAAATCGTGCAAGCCGGTGCGATTACTGATCCGTAGTCTTACACCCAGCGAGACGCACCGGGATGAGTGCCAATCGCCACCAACGTCGCGGCAAGATCGACAAGGGCTCTGGCCCGAGAACCCAAGTCGATCTTGTCGCGACTATTTTTTTGTCCGTCTTCCGGACGATCTCTTTTGGTCCCGCGCCTCGCACTACGAGGCGTCCGGCTCCGCCGGTTCCGCATTCAGCCACTGCGCCAGCGTGGCCCGCGCCTCGTCCACGCCAATCTTGTGCAGCGACGAGAACAGTTGCGCAGTGGCGTCAGGACACAGCAATCCCATTTCCTTGCGCGTCTGCTGCAGCGTGCGCGCCGCTTCGCCGCGCGAGAGTTTGTCGACCTTGGTCATGAGCACGTGGCACGGCAGGCCGATGTCGCGGCAGAACGTCAGCATCATCCGGTCGAAATCCTTGAGCGGATGGCGGCTGTCCATGATCAGCACCACGCCGCGCAGGGACTGGCGGTCGCTCAGGTATTGGTCGATCACCTTGCGCCAGTGGTCGCGCAGCGCCTCGGGCACCTTGGCGTAGCCGTAGCCGGGAAGGTCGATGAGCCGGCGGTCGGCATCGAGGGTGAAGACCACCAGCTGCTGGGTGCGGCCCGGCGTCTTGGAGGTGCGCGCCAGCCCCGTCTGGTCGCACAGCGTGTTGAGCGCGCTGGACTTGCCGGCGTTGGAGCGGCCGGCAAAGGCGATCTCCGCGCCGCGGTCGGCCGGAAGCTGGCGGAGTTCATGCGCCGCCAGCTGGAACTGGGCGCGGCGAAACAGGTTTTCGGACATCGGGATGCTCGTTGCGGGGCGGTCGCGGCGGGCGCGTTTGACCGTCAGGGGGCGCTGGTACAATCCGGCGATTTTCCGCCCCCGCGGCGTCGCCGCGGTCGGGGCCGGCCGGATTACCAGCAGATTTTGGAGTCGAGTGTAATGAGTTTTCGGCGCGTAGTTGCTCTGGCGGGCTTGCTCGCCGCGTTTTCGGTCCACGCAGAGACGGCCGGCCACGCCCTGGTGGGCGATGCCAAGGCCGGCGAGACCAAGGCCGCCGCGTGCGGCGCCTGCCATGGCCCGGACGGCAATTCGTCCGACAAGCAGTACCCCAAGATCGCCGGCCAGCAGGCCGACTACATCGCCCGCCAGCTCGCGCTGTTCAAATCGAACAAGCGCGTCAATCCGGTGATGGCCGGTTTTGCCGCCCCGTTGTCCGAACAGGACATGGCCGACCTCGGCGCCTACTTCGCCAGCAAGCGTGCAGTGCCGGGCAACGGCGACCAGGCCCTCAAGGCGCGCGGTGAGCAGCTGTGGCGCACCGGTGACACCGCCCTGGGCGTGCCGGCCTGCATGGCCTGCCACGGCCCGGCCGGCCGCGGCAATTCGGGTGCGGGCTACGCCCAGCTGAGCGGCCAGTGGACCGACTACGTCGTCGCCAAGCTCAAGGAATGGAAGAGCGGCACCACCTGGGGCACCGATGATCGTGCCCTGATCATGCCGGACATCGCCAAGCGCCTGTCGGAACAGGACATCAACGCCGTGGCGTCCTATGCCGAGGGCCTGCATACGGTCGAGCACGCCGACGCGGCCCCCGCCGGCCACGCCGACGCCAAGCATTGACGTTTCGCACGCTGAACGCCGCGCCAACACCGCGGCGTTCAGCGCGAACCAGTACCGGTTTGGCGTGTCTGTGTCCTGCGCCGATACCGGCGCCGGGTTTCCCGGCTTAACCTCCGGACCCGGCAAAGTCATCACGCCGTGCCGCCCTGGCGGCCTCTTCGCAGGAGTTCCGGATGTTCCAGCGTTTCGCCCTTGCCGTTGCCGGCCTCGTTCTCGCCCCGGTAGCCCTCGCCCAGGATGGTCCGTGGAAAGAGGGTGAGCATTACAGCGTCATCGAGCCGGCCCTGCCGGTCAGCGGTGACAAGATCGAAGTGACGGAAGTCTTCTCCTACGGCTGCCCGGCCTGCCTGCGGTTCGCCCCGCACATGAAGACCCTCAAGAGCCACCTGCCCCCCAACGTGACGGTGCGCTACGTGCCGGCCTCGTGGAACACCGCCGAGCAGTGGCCGCTGTTCCAGCGCGCCTATTTCACCGCCGAAGCCCTGGGCGTTGCCGAAAAGGCCCACGACCCGATGTTCGATGCCGTGTGGAAGAACGGCCCGCTCGCCCTGCTGACGCCGGACCGCAAGCCCAAGAGCCCGCCACCGACGATGGAAGACGTCGCCAAGTACTACGAACAGTACGGCGTCAAGGCGGCCGATTTCCTGGCAACCTCCAGCTCGTTCTCGATCAATACGAAAATGAAGCAGGCCGACGCCTACATCAAGCAGGCCCAGATCGGCGGCACGCCCACCATCATCGTCAACGGCAAGTACCGCGTTGAACCCCGCTCGGCCGGCAGCGACGAGAAAGTCGAAGCCGTGGTGTTGTACCTGGTGCAGAAAGAAAGC
This genomic stretch from Tahibacter amnicola harbors:
- a CDS encoding ABC transporter permease subunit, translated to MRWLGLFATRLAGGLLTLWLLVTLCFALLHAAPGGPFDTEKAAPPAVQAQLAARYRLDQPLSRQYLAYLGDLARGDLGPSFQYPDFTVNALIAASLPVSAGLGGAALLLALLLGVPIGVFAAAHEGGRLDRLLMALTATLSALPKFVLAPILILLFAVTLKWLPAGGWVAGDWRYRVLPIVALMLPNLAWCARLTRAGVCEALGSEWVRAARGRGIGRARLLLVHALPAALLPVTAWLSPALIAVITGSAVVEHVFGIPGMGRYFVQGALNRDYTLVMGVVVIAGALVIVANTLVDGLRAWLDPRLRTSA
- a CDS encoding glutamate--cysteine ligase, which gives rise to MSGPSAVKEVPVTRREQLVEYIAEGARPSAQWRIGTEHEKFGFRLDDLRPPPYEGERGIGALLQGLTRFGWAPVTEKGTLIALSRGDASITLEPAGQLELSGAPLETIHDTCCEVACHLREVKAVADELGVGFLGMGFNPKWKREEMPWMPKGRYAIMRRYMPLKGGLGLDMMTRTCTVQVNLDFGSEADMVKKFRVSLALQPIATALFADSPFTDGKPNGFQSFRSNVWTDTDPDRTGMLDFVFEDGFGYERYVDYLLDVPMYFSYRDGEYVDLAGQSFKRFLDGKLEALPGAVPTLKDWADHMTTAFPEVRLKRYLEMRGADGGPWNRLCALPALWVGLLYDDAALDAAWDLVKDFTLAERHALRDGVPRHGFKLPFRQGTVRELALETLKIAGHGLARRARRNGSGADEAVFLEPLIEFAQANQTPAERKLELFHGKWQGNIDRVFKEFAY
- a CDS encoding thiol:disulfide interchange protein DsbA/DsbL — encoded protein: MFQRFALAVAGLVLAPVALAQDGPWKEGEHYSVIEPALPVSGDKIEVTEVFSYGCPACLRFAPHMKTLKSHLPPNVTVRYVPASWNTAEQWPLFQRAYFTAEALGVAEKAHDPMFDAVWKNGPLALLTPDRKPKSPPPTMEDVAKYYEQYGVKAADFLATSSSFSINTKMKQADAYIKQAQIGGTPTIIVNGKYRVEPRSAGSDEKVEAVVLYLVQKESAGR
- a CDS encoding alkaline phosphatase; the protein is MRSRTFPGGTAATLALALASLFTTAQAATVSRLTPPSELFASGQAAPVIARFLPGQRFDLQATVQPDPGQTITSFEFRVDGKLALQPIYAGSRLIFDPRPTRARKVTETGPAETCINPDTGKTKGGSGCVLVAGLPSNTAVLTERAYSTGVVGVHTFTVTARQSNGAVIEASGNFEIVDITAGNGQKAKNIILLVGDGMGSSHRTAARIMAKGYAQGKAKGKLAMDTFPATAMVMTASLNSIVTDSAPGMANYVSGNKAANNEEGVFPDDTLNAFDNPRIEYLAEYLHTLQGKSLGIVTTSDVFDATPAANAIHTSSRGNGTGIVDQYLDDRHLTGLTVLMGGGRKWFLPNASASTSPQPVNGSQRVAKNDYVLPDDLVAGWGATKGAIDPQRDLIADFQAAGYRYAPTKSALDAAFAGPTPDKLLGLFAYSNMNVAFDKINGRRGDRSVVDAFGFPDQPMLDEMTDRALQVLSKNPKGFVAMIEAASIDKQSHLMDTDRWILEVLEFDRAVAVAQRFAREHPDTLVIVTADHECSGAAIIGAATATAAQLQTKLDGGQSVVGVYDDAKFPKYTLAEDGYPVSTVVDHKMLIGYGANADRYETWLPTAFPTKDSQQPFPPSQSPANPNVRNQGTGFLITGQVPGDQAVHTATDIPLSAYGRGAMRFGGTIDNTDVFFQLARIAVSGE
- a CDS encoding c-type cytochrome, which translates into the protein MSFRRVVALAGLLAAFSVHAETAGHALVGDAKAGETKAAACGACHGPDGNSSDKQYPKIAGQQADYIARQLALFKSNKRVNPVMAGFAAPLSEQDMADLGAYFASKRAVPGNGDQALKARGEQLWRTGDTALGVPACMACHGPAGRGNSGAGYAQLSGQWTDYVVAKLKEWKSGTTWGTDDRALIMPDIAKRLSEQDINAVASYAEGLHTVEHADAAPAGHADAKH
- the ppc gene encoding phosphoenolpyruvate carboxylase, encoding MGQSVSVEGGAGLRAVDFPKVDQPLREDVKRIGALVGEILADQLGPEFLAEVERVRAAAIGRREAGAPVEALADLLAQTQHRAADLARAFSTYFQAINVAERVHRIRRRRDYERAGAEPQPGGLRAVIGALLREGVSAEDLAQLLGRMRVEPVFTAHPTEAVRRSLLDKEQALVQALIADIDRQRTPAERRADQERMRLALTAGWQTADAASERPTVADETEHVSYFLADVLYAVVPVFYEVLRDVLDEAGQPAIPLSTLLRFGTWVGGDMDGNPNVGADTIAATLAAQRAQVIAAYRREVSQLERLLSQSGSRVAVDPAILQRLADYRERLPRAAARQKSRYADMPYRLLLELIAARLAATAAEREGGYADVAEFRGDIALVADSLLTHGGRHAGWLAVQRLLLRIDTFGFHLATLDLRQESSVHEAAVGRILQDDDWTARPLDERRTRLVQRLQGDGGALAPLDDPCLAVFRTVAQAQQRYGAAAIGPYIISMNRSAVDVLSVLVLAQIAGCVDAQRVVPLDVAPLFETVADLQAAPDVLAELFADPVYRAHLARRGDRQIVMLGYSDSAKDGGLFASRWALQRTQVILTELARRTGVRIAFFHGRGGSISRGGGKTERAVVAAPRGSVDGFLRLTEQGEVIHRKYGIKAIALRNLEQTTGAVLRASLRPRPPEPRETAWREMASTMAEAARLHYRALVHETEGFADYFRAATPIDVIERLRIGSRPPRRGGAGGIDRLRAIPWVFAWSQNRAGLTAWYGVGTGLCRGIERYGRDALREMAADWPFFATLIDDIEMVLAKCDMAIYARYSLLAGPLHAVFHPPIAAEFERTRQAVLDLKQSDTLLAGDRRLRESIRLRNPYVDPISLLQVDLLAKWRAAERPEGDLFQALAATVNGIAAGVQNTG
- a CDS encoding peptide ABC transporter substrate-binding protein, producing MRLPTLVFTVLLTLSPAASSRELIRGNGPEPATLDVHRCQEVACGNLLRDLYEGLVTEGADGAIIAGAARSWRVSDDGRQWQFRLRDELCWSNGEALTAQDFVASLRRAVTPQTAAPMAQLLRPIANASAILRGEAAPESLGVTAVDAHTLHINLDEPVPLLDRLALPIAMPVYLPAIAVHGVEHTRPGRLVGNGAYRLSGWTPHASVEMEKNTFFHAATDVAIARVRYVVTEDAGSELQRFLAGDVHITETVPPKPLPVLRAQFGERLRISPYVGSFWFGLNLTREPFRDNPALREALVLAVDRDILTRHITGLGEQPAFGIVPPGTRGHAAPVLPMAQLTPAARVARARERYAAAGYSADRPAQLEIRYNTSTLHRKLALAVAAMWRQTLGAQVRLRNEEWKVFVQNRRARVITQVFRGGWIADVNDPLDFLATFSGPDNPLNTTGFADPEFDAALTRAALLPDGTERTALLTAAEARVLSAHAVVPLYFYSSKHLVDDRLEGFAGNPLDHHATRWMRWRDGEAP
- the yihA gene encoding ribosome biogenesis GTP-binding protein YihA/YsxC, which gives rise to MSENLFRRAQFQLAAHELRQLPADRGAEIAFAGRSNAGKSSALNTLCDQTGLARTSKTPGRTQQLVVFTLDADRRLIDLPGYGYAKVPEALRDHWRKVIDQYLSDRQSLRGVVLIMDSRHPLKDFDRMMLTFCRDIGLPCHVLMTKVDKLSRGEAARTLQQTRKEMGLLCPDATAQLFSSLHKIGVDEARATLAQWLNAEPAEPDAS